In Chrysoperla carnea chromosome 2, inChrCarn1.1, whole genome shotgun sequence, the following proteins share a genomic window:
- the LOC123292390 gene encoding delta(3,5)-Delta(2,4)-dienoyl-CoA isomerase, mitochondrial gives MFMNTLKLGLQTGVRTLKVSDIIVKNMSSAALKYETLEVSNPSPFVYHVVLNRPKKMNAMNNKMWLEIGSCFETLGESPDCRTIVLSANGKIFCSGIDLMDMMEWGPKLAEMEDISQKCKFLRKSIGIYQNCISALEKCPKPVIAAVHSACIGGAVDLILAADIRYCTKDAFFQVKEVDMGLAADVGTLQRLPKVIGSESLTRELCYTARKLPAGEAFQRGLVSKVYEDKDRLIKEAVDIATAIAKKSPVAVQGTKVSLVYARDHSVEEGLNQIKQWNSAMLQSEDLMKAAMGAMSKDEDITFSKL, from the exons ATGTTTATGAATACGTTAAAACTTGGTCTACAAACTGGCGTACGGACTCTTAAAG TTTCAGATATAATAGTGAAAAATATGAGTTCAGCTGCTTTAAAATATGAGACCCTTGAAGTATCCAATCCATCACCTTTTGTTTATCATGTTGTGTTGAATCgaccaaaaaaaatgaatgccatgaataataaaatgtggTT agaaattGGAAGCTGTTTTGAAACGCTTGGTGAAAGCCCAGATTGTCGTACTATAGTATTAAGTGctaatggtaaaatattttgttctg GTATTGATCTAATGGATATGATGGAATGGGGACCAAAACTCGCAGAAATGGAagatatttcacaaaaatgtaaatttttacgaaaaagcATTGGAATTTATCAGAATTGTATAAGTGCCTTAGAAAAATGTCCCAAACCTGTAATTGCTGCTGTACATAGCGCGTGTATAGGAGGTGCTGTTGATTTGATTCTGGCTGCGGATATTCGATATTGTACTAAAGATGCATTCTTTCAAGTAAAAGAG GTTGATATGGGATTGGCAGCTGATGTTGGAACTTTACAACGATTACCAAAAGTTATTGGGTCGGAAAGTTTGACTAGGGAACTATGTTATACAGCGCGAAAATTACCTGCAGGCGAAGCATTCCAACGTGGTTTAGTATCCAAAGTTTATGAAGATAAAGAcag gTTGATAAAAGAAGCAGTTGATATCGCTACAGCTATAGCAAAGAAAAGTCCAGTGGCTGTTCAAGGTACAAAAGTTAGTCTTGTCTACGCAAGAGATCATAGCGTAGAAGAAGGATTAAATCAAATT aaacAATGGAATTCAGCAATGTTACAAAGTGAAGATTTAATGAAAGCTGCAATGGGCGCTATGTCCAAAGATGAAGATATTACATTCtcaaagttataa
- the LOC123293764 gene encoding dynein regulatory complex protein 8-like, with protein sequence MEEAQPAEQEETQEQQEIITTENLPTELVEIPVEINSDLDKKIVEAFLVFDHADNKTVEVREIGTVLRSLGYCPTEDEIQEVINATVSHDITGSIHLGKFLPYISPLLSARKFQPEGADRLLEAFRLLDKENNGLINKDYLGKLMMEAGDPFSKEELDEMMMIACDPHTNAIPYELYINQLLVE encoded by the exons ATGGAAGAGGCTCAACCAGCAGAACAAGAGGAAACTCAAGAACAACAAGAAATTATAACGACGGAAAATCTTCCAACTGAATTGGTGGAAATACCTg ttgaaataaattcagatttagataaaaaaattgttgaagcatttttagtttttgatcaTGCTGATAATAAAACTGTTGAAGTTCGTGAAATCGGAACAGTTTTACGATCATTAG gtTATTGCCCAACCGAAGATGAAATCCAAGAAGTAATTAATGCAACAGTATCTCATGATATTACCGGCAGTATTcatttgggaaaatttttacCATATATCTCACCATTATTAAGTGCTCGCAA atTTCAGCCTGAAGGTGCAGACAGACTTCTGGAAGCCTTTCGACTCTTAGATAAAGAAAACAATGGATTGATAAATAAAGATTATCTAGGAAAATTAATGATGGAAGCTGGTGATCCATTCTCGAAGGAAGAACTAGATGAAATGATGATGATTGCTTGTGATCCTCATACTAACGCAATTCCATACGAATtatatattaatcaattattg gtggaataa
- the LOC123293781 gene encoding calmodulin-2-like, with protein MSGEEEGFVIDIEINNELDQKIVDQFALFDELDAKKIDSDNVGTFLRSLGLYVTNADVEEIKEKSFHSQIPNAYHIGLLLPNITECFLKHKFLPKTVEQLFEAFHLLDPDKKGSLDIAYVEDVFKNQGDQFDDKEMAEFMVRAVDHRSQKVNYEYLINALLQNVLDENDLFKLSDKIALEPPQEKVEEIIAETLKDEGEKDEENSLNRNLN; from the exons atgtcCGGCGAAGAAGAAGGTTTTGTTATTGACA ttgaAATTAATAATGAGCTTGATCAAAAAATTGTGGATCAATTTGCACTTTTTGATGAATTAGATGCGAAAAAAATCGATAGTGATAATGTAGGAACTTTTTTACGTTCGCTTG GATTATATGTAACGAATGCTGATGTtgaagaaattaaagaaaaaagtttccATTCTCAAATACCGAATGCATACCATATTGGATTATTGTTGCCGAATATAACTGAATGTTTCCTTAAACACAA ATTTTTACCAAAAACTGTTGAACAATTATTTGAAGCTTTTCATTTATTGGATCCAGATAAAAAGGGTAGCTTAGATATAGCATATGTGGAAGACGTGTTCAAGAACCAAGGTGATCAATTTGATGATAAAGAAATGGCTGAGTTTATGGTCCGTGCTGTAGATCATCGCTCCCAAAAAGTGAATTATGAATACTTAATAAATGCATTACTT CAAAATGTTCTAGATGAAAATGATCTGTTTAAATTGTCGGATAAAATTGCATTAGAGCCACCCCAAGAGAAGGTAGAAGAAATAATAGCGGAAACGCTAAAAGATGAAGGAgaaaaagatgaagaaaatagtttaaatcGTAACTTAAATTAA
- the LOC123292204 gene encoding G protein pathway suppressor 2: MPSAVTEPVAEVVSDESKISESRTNRMWVALKAHVLRERARKQQQREAEVEEERQRRERERQDVMTLSETKTQITELETRLAELKEEKHQLFKQLKKVLHEDDSRRRQLVKENDMLSAPVPQMIPGPMHPQLFLSSPSGQPQNLQSGQTTPYKNQIQAGKRGRSPSPPQQIPVTYAQQQSTTYATYKTPQQPQYQPQKDETRRPPEFVRAVLWNKPSQYTNQPQTSFYAITPTDRTPIVYYPTGGIGTRNSDSVAPRGPPGLYETYSLPPGARPPPQSSTHVTVRGGTIPISPAQSMSKTGSITAGYPVRSQPVAQYQQQNGMYTSGGLPQNRQLYSTQPGATLAGYPPPRD; the protein is encoded by the exons ATGCCTAGTGCAGTTACCGAGCCCGTTGCCGAGGTAGTCTCAGATGAAAGTAAAATCAGTGAAAGTCGTACGAATCGTATGTGGGTTGCGTTAAAAGCTCATGTTTTACGAGAACGCGCTAGAAAACAGCAACAAAGAGAAGCAGAG GTGGAGGAAGAACGGCAAAGACGTGAACGAGAACGCCAGGATGTGATGACACTCAGCGAAACGAAAACACAAATTACTGAATTAGAAACAAGGCTTGCTGAATTGAAAGAGGAAAAACATCAATTGTTTAagcaattaaagaaagttttgCATGAAGATGATAGTCGACGTCGTCAATTGGTGAAGGAgaa TGATATGTTATCTGCTCCTGTTCCACAAATGATACCTGGACCAATGCATCCTCAATTATTCTTATCAAGTCCATCGGGACAGCCACAAAATTTACAATCTGGGCAAACGACAccatataaaaatcaaattcaagcTGGAAAACGTGGGCGCAGTCCAAGTCCACCACAACAGATACCGGTTACATATGCACAACAACAAAGTACGACTTATGCAACTTACAAGACACCTCAACAGCCTCAATACCAACCTCAAA aaGACGAAACGAGGCGCCCACCGGAATTCGTTCGAGCTGTTCTTTGGAATA aaccATCTCAATATACAAATCAACCACAAACAAGTTTCTATGCTATTACACCAACTGATCGAACTCCAATTGTATACTACCCAACTGGAGGTATTGGAACACGCAATTCAGATTCGGTTGCACCAAGAGGGCCACCTGGTTTATATGAAACATACAGTTTACCCCCTGGAGCTCGCCCACCACCACAATCATCTACACATGTAACAGTTCGTGGTGGAACTATACCAATCAGTCCAGCTCAATCg ATGTCCAAAACTGGTAGCATCACGGCAGGCTACCCAGTTCGAAGTCAACCCGTTGCTCAATATCAACAGCAAAATGGAATGTATACTTCTGGCGGGCTACCACAAAATCGGCAATTATATTCAACACAACCTGGAGCCACTCTAGCTGGATATCCACCCCCACgtgattaa